The following proteins come from a genomic window of Populus alba chromosome 12, ASM523922v2, whole genome shotgun sequence:
- the LOC118060568 gene encoding actin-depolymerizing factor 7-like isoform X2, with amino-acid sequence MANAASGMAVDDECKLKFLELKTKRNYRFIIFKIESQQVVVEKLGSPEETYEEFAASLPADECRYAVFDYDFITNENCQKSKIFFIAWSPDTSRIRSKMVYASSKDRFKRELDGIQVELQATDPSEMSFDIIKSRAL; translated from the exons ATG GCGAACGCGGCGTCTGGAATGGCTGTTGATGATGAATGTAAGCTGAAGTTCTTGGAACTAAAGACAAAGAGGAACTACCGATTCATCATTTTCAAGATCGAGTCTCAGCAGGTGGTGGTAGAGAAACTTGGGAGCCCTGAAGAAACTTACGAGGAATTCGCTGCATCTCTCCCTGCTGATGAGTGTCGCTATGCTGTCTTTGATTATGATTTCATAACTAATGAGAATTGCCAGAAAAGTAAAATCTTCTTCATTGCATG GTCACCTGACACATCAAGGATCAGAAGTAAGATGGTCTATGCAAGCTCCAAAGACAGATTCAAGAGGGAACTAGATGGCATTCAAGTGGAGTTGCAAGCAACGGATCCTAGCGAAATGAGCTTTGACATTATCAAGTCTCGAGCTCTTTAG